Proteins encoded within one genomic window of Triticum aestivum cultivar Chinese Spring chromosome 2D, IWGSC CS RefSeq v2.1, whole genome shotgun sequence:
- the LOC123052286 gene encoding polyol transporter 5 — translation MDRAALPAAVEPKKKGNVRFAFACAILASMTSILLGYDIGVMSGASLYIQKDLKINDTQLEVLMGILNVYSLIGSFAAGRTSDWIGRRFTIVFAAVIFFAGALIMGFSVNYAMLMFGRFVAGIGVGYALMIAPVYTAEVSPASARGFLTSFPEVFINFGILLGYVSNFAFARLSLRLGWRIMLGIGAVPSVLLAFMVLGMPESPRWLVMKGRLADAKVVLAKTSDTPEEAAERLADIKTAAGIPLDLDGDVVAVPKNKGSSEEKRVWKDLILSPTKAMRHILIAGIGIHFFQQSSGIDAVVLYSPLVFKSAGITGDNRLLGTTVAVGATKTVFILVATFLLDRIGRRPLLLSSTGGMIVSLVGLATGLTVISRHPDEKITWAIVLCIFCIMAYVAFFSIGLGPITWVYSSEIFPLHVRALGCSLGVAVNRLTSGVISMTFISLSKAMTIGGAFFLFAGIASFAWVFFFAYLPETRGRTLEDMSSLFGNTATHKQGAAEADDDAGEKKVEMAATN, via the exons ATGGACCGCGCCGCACTCCCGGCGGCCGTCGAGCCCAAGAAGAAGGGCAACGTGAGGTTCGCCTTCGCCTGCGCCATcctcgcctccatgacctccatcctCCTCGGCTACG ACATCGGCGTGATGAGCGGAGCGTCGCTGTACATCCAGAAGGATCTGAAGATCAACGACACCCAGCTGGAGGTCCTCATGGGCATCCTCAACGTGTACTCGCTCATTGGCTCCTTCGCGGCGGGGCGGACGTCCGACTGGATCGGCCGGCGCTTCACCATCGTCTTCGCCGCCGTCATCTTCTTCGCGGGCGCCCTCATCATGGGCTTCTCCGTCAACTACGCCATGCTCATGTTCGGCCGCTTCGTGGCCGGCATCGGCGTGGGGTACGCTCTCATGATCGCGCCCGTGTACACGGCCGAGGTGTCCCCCGCGTCTGCCCGTGGCTTTCTCACCTCCTTCCCGGAGGTGTTCATCAACTTCGGCATCCTCCTCGGATATGTCTCCAACTTCGCCTTCGCCCGCCTCTCCCTCCGCCTCGGCTGGCGCATCATGCTCGGCATAGGCGCGGTGCCGTCCGTCCTGCTCGCCTTCATGGTGCTCGGCATGCCCGAGTCTCCCCGGTGGCTCGTCATGAAGGGCCGTCTCGCGGACGCCAAGGTTGTGCTTGCCAAGACTTCCGACACGCCGGAGGAGGCCGCCGAGCGCCTCGCCGACATTAAGACTGCCGCCGGCATCCCTCTGGACCTCGACGGCGACGTGGTCGCCGTGCCCAAAAACAAAGGAAGCAGCGAGGAGAAGCGCGTGTGGAAGGACCTCATCCTGTCACCGACCAAAGCCATGCGCCACATCCTCATCGCGGGAATCGGCATCCACTTCTTCCAGCAGTCTTCGGGCATCGACGCCGTCGTGCTCTACAGCCCGCTAGTTTTCAAGAGCGCCGGCATCACGGGCGACAACCGTCTCCTCGGCACCACCGTGGCGGTCGGGGCCACCAAGACGGTCTTCATCCTGGTGGCCACCTTCCTCCTCGACCGCATCGGCCGGCGGCCGCTGCTGCTGAGCAGCACGGGCGGCATGATCGTCTCCCTAGTGGGCCTCGCGACGGGGCTCACCGTCATCAGCCGCCACCCGGACGAGAAGATCACCTGGGCCATCGTCCTGTGCATCTTCTGCATCATGGCCTACGTGGCCTTCTTCTCCATCGGCCTCGGCCCCATCACGTGGGTGTACAGCTCGGAGATCTTCCCGCTGCACGTGCGCGCGCTGGGCTGCTCCCTGGGCGTGGCCGTCAACCGCCTGACCAGCGGCGTGATCTCCATGACCTTCATTTCGCTGTCCAAGGCCATGACCATCGGCGGCGCCTTCTTCCTCTTCGCCGGCATCGCCTCGTTCGCATGGGTGTTCTTCTTCGCCTACCTGCCGGAGACCCGCGGCCGCACGCTGGAGGACATGAGCTCGCTGTTCGGCAACACGGCCACGCACAAGCAGGGCGCCGCGGAAGCCGACGACGACGCCGGGGAGAAGAAGGTG